accaaagagaagtaagcgtgcaaaaatagtcaaggattttggaggtgatttcatcacttacaatatcgaggacgaacctttaactttccggcaagctatggattcttctgagtcaaggcactggaagggcgctgtcaagagtgaaattgactctattgtttccaatgaaacatgggagttggttgatctccctcctgggtgttctactattgggtgcaaatgggtctttaaaaggaagttgaaccctgacggctcaatagataagtacaaagctagactggtagctaagggttttaagcaaaatgaaggaattgattattttgatacatactctccggttgcaagaatggtaacaatccgaatgcttatagcattggctttagtccatggtcttatcattcatcagatggatgtaaagacggcttttcttcatggtgaacttgaggaagagatttatatggatcagtctgatggatttgttgcatcaggcaatgaaaggaaagtatgtaagttgatcaagtccatctatggcttgaaacaagctcccagagattggcataaaaagtttgatgaaactatattgcctttcagttataagattaatgaaagtgataagtgtgtctacactaaagttaaaggtaatgagtgtgttatcttgtgcctatatgtggatgatattttattgtttggaaccaatattgagattattaacgagaataaagaattcttgaaaaggcattttgaaatgaaggatatgggtgaggcaagtgtgattcttggaatcaaattgattcagtccactgaaggaataaccttgactcaatctcattatatagagaaatctatacttgagaaatatggttattcacagtgtagaatcgctagtacaccttatgattcgaaagttgcccttgtcaagaatacttcaggagtgcctgtgtctcagttaaggtattctcagattattgggagcttgcagtatcttgctaactgtactagaccagatatttcatattctgtgtctaaattggcgagatatacaagctgtccaaacagaactcattgggatgctcttgatagagtacttagatatctaaaaggcacaatgtaccttagtttacactacaggagatttcctggtgtgcttgaagggtacagtgatgcaagttggatagctaagaagtctggttccaatggagtgactggatacgtgttcaccttggctggtggagcaatatcctggaagtcaagcagacagactattgttactcggtctacttttgaggctgagttgtgtgcacttgatgccacagggacggaggctgaatggttacacggacttatgtctgcaatacctgtagtaagcagaccgctccctgctattgctattcactgtgatagtcgaacaactatcgacaagattagcagtaaaaaacataatgctaaaactaagagacacatccaagttagactcaagtctataaggggtttagtgactgataggatcatagctatagagttcataggaactcagaataatatagctgatcctcttactaaaggactggaacctgcagtggtccttaagtcaaggttggggatgggattgtcaacccatcataattcatcaacagtgggaacccaatacacatgagaggagatccctcaaagtgtattcaatgggtaataacaagctgtaaggatgagttggtagtacctttgctacatagatgatactatagtatctgagtctatcccctgtaaacctagaaggtactgacactgccagaaaagcaagagtgttaaaactctgaatgggatcaagtcatttgacgagatagaggcagtatatctctggagatgcccagctaagcgaatgtaattgtgtggtcgcaattagaggatagggttaatccttgaagcattcgacgaacaggatcgagacatgaccattaatgtctcaaagtcgtagattggcaccataacctttgacttgtcgtcgtctatggaatatggttatactaaacggattaagattcaaggtgaaacattccatctgagtccgatagccattaaagtagaggaattaggagggttcaaacccggaagggtaccgactctgaaaaacaagtcatgatgggaaattgatcacatttctgtatggatttgtgggggattgttagaaaattaggattttagagcttaatttaattatgttcttgatgttaatcctaaaatctaatgattggaaattgttcaatgatatttgaacttaaattttcatgtatggttttaagaattttcttaatgaaatccatatgaaatgagagatgaaagtagcttggaaaagcttggaaaatttgagaatgtttgtcccacattgaaataaataaagggggttgtgtgctttatatggtattacccacatgagtagtatacaactactaaggtgtgtgatggtccattgtgttgttgtgtgcttcacgcgcacacacacacgcgcgccccgccccgccacgcaccgcaccggaccggaccggaccggaccgggtcgggtcgaagggcgatttgggcgaatgtctcagcatctcgcgtacgcgaggcgacctgcgcgaggattttatttatttgagaattattttaattcgaatttatttatcggtgattggattattgggctgggttctgaaataggctaagtagtctaaatatattgaacctgcaaataatctgatctgtaacaagttctgatattagaatcagaacttaagaactgatgaataaaatcagaacttaacaagttctgatatcagaatcagaacttaagtactgatgagtcgaatcagaacttaacttaagttctgataatcatGTGGGTGTTActgtgaaaagctgttacaaataatttaaattcaaaagctgttcagttttgattttttcatttatgaattcaaaatctgatcagttttgattttttcattaatggagcagtttaattcagacattaagtatgtggacagtttcatttttcctctcctataaatagaggctaaactgaatgaatgtaacacactacattctcatctcttctcttcaacctctctgcatttctctcccataagtcctgaagtgctgatattttccggcgactgaggtgctggtcgaagtggaggttttgttgttgctgttaacataaactccgagctgttttatcctggtggagatattgcgtacatcccaaacgcagcaggtagggggcaataatctcttcaagagcagccaggacttcgagcaaggtctggtgactcagctgtgattattttcttggcattttgtatatgtaaacctttatttcagtcattgttgaaagctatggtttcgggtacatctttctttctctcttcgttatttcagttactgattttgtttacctgcatgttttgttttgttaactgtggtcttggtctaaacttgttaaattctttatacacttgcctctatgttactatacttgttagtgagatTCTCAACATAATTCAGGGTTAAATGTGACGCTAGATTAAATTAAAATGAACTTACTCCCAGGGCACGTCCCCGACGAGCATCCAATCACCATCCTTATCTTCATAGCTAGGCACATACTCAGAACTGTTTAAGAGATCCATTAGCTTGCTCTCGTTCACGAAATCAGTCAATCCTTGGGATCCATAATTACCTATacataattatataaaaaaaattgatgttTAGTATAGTATtaatgttttaaaaaaaaaattaagattATAGGATGGAAAAATGAGCCTCTGGCAAATTACGGAATTGGTTGAACTTGTGACATATCATACACAAGACCTTGGTCTGGGCCATTAGGCTAATACCTATAGGATTAATTAGGAAGAATTAAAAAGATTGATGCAATGTGTGTAGTTATACAAGTATAAAGGATTTGGAAAGATTACCCAACGTAAAAGAGCTGAACATTTCGGCCAAGGCATCAGAGAGTTGTTGGTAACTAGTATACATCTTCAAGTCCACTTTACGAAGATAAGGCACACCATCCATCGAAACCTTCACAAAGGCAGCACCACCGCCCGGTAAAGTCTTTGCCGCGGTTGTGCTCTCTTCAGCGTTGCTCTTTTGTACAGCCATTACATTCTTCCGGTATGATCTTACTGGTGGCCAACCTACCACTTGTGTCCTGCAAACAAATTAATCAACCATTAAACTTGACAAATTAAGATACATGTCACATGTGTGTATTTATACAATGAAAATAAAATGGAAAAATAAACAATATAGGGTGAACTAACTTGGCTGGTGGCTTGATGACTGAATTATTAGACAAGGACTTAACATTTTGGCTGAGATCTAATGCCGGATGATCATTGTGATGAAGGTTGAGCTTTAGATCAACCGTCTCGGAGAAGCCTCTTTTTCCTTTCATCTTCACTGACTGATCAACCTCCACATCGCCACCAGCTGCCCCGGGCAAGCCAAGGCATAACTCAGTTTTGAGGTTCATcgtatattttttttaattatatatttctTATTGTTTGTATCAGAATTAGGCTACAATATGCGTGTTTATATATTGCTTCTTGTGTTTCTTAGGAGGAGGTGATAAGAGAGGGGAAGGCAAATCAATCATAGAAGAAATGGGGAGCAATGCATATGTTTGATAATATACATTGGTGCCTGCATTTTTCATTCAAGTTCTGACGTATGACACGTGGGCATAGAATTTATTTCGTTGTTAATCTGATGAGATCAAGAGCTCATTAAGGATTCGAGaagtaattatttaattaaagtaATGATTGATTTAGTTATAATCTCAGGGGATCACCTTCATCCATAGTAATTTTGAATTACAAGTGCTTCATGTATGAACTAGGTACCTATTAGATTATCATATACTAGCTCTGGATTAAATGTATTTAAGCGGGAAAGGATGCTGCATTCGCGCAGGACTCTCAGCTAAGTTTAACATATATTATGAATGCTAGTGTGGATGTATAATGTACTCAACTGTAAATCCGAGTATAAATTTAACATTGCAGATTCATTGCATCGTATTCCATAATCTTACTAGTGATTACATTCTTAAACTTTTCTTTAACAGTTTGTCTTTCATGTACCACAAGCGCAAAGTTTAAGCTGTAACTGAAGCTCCTCTTTCAGTTTCTAACTGACTCTCATCAGCTAAAATAAACACTTGATCACATGATCAGATGATACAACGAATCCTGTAATCTTTGTGGCACCAGGACTCCAGGTTTAGACCACTCGAGCGGGGAAGTTACAAAAATTTAAATACTCAAATTAATTAGATAAGCCGATCGTTAATTTAAGTTACGGTAACTACAATTTGAAAAACTGAGTCCTTAGAATTTATTTATAAACGCAGAATCTTGATACCAACAATAATATTCTGTATGTGGGTTGAAGTCGAGACAATGGATCCTTTGTGGGGAGCAAACCAGGGTACTTAATGTCTAACCACTAATATTAATTTTCTTTTAATAAATTGATCCCTCTATTAATTAACGCCGTTTTGCACTAATTTTAAATGTgaaagtaaaataaatatttagCCGATTCTTTAATTATGAACATGGTTGCTACACTACATTGAAATGTAGTAAATTATAAAATGCACTTTAAGAAAAGCGACATTTACTCATTTTCCACCCGTGGGAAGAAACTCATCAATACAGGCATATCTAAATTTTCATGATACGCATGATCATTAACGGCAGAATGGGTCACGATATATCTCAAAAAGATTATGATGATATAGCTTGGAATTTCGAATGAGTGAATGGATTGGTGGCCTCACCTCATGAATGAGTAGATTAACTATTGAATGGGGCAGGAGTAATCAGTAGGAGGATGGACCTTTTGTGTTGCGACATCAAATTATTTGATTAtatctatactctttattaataagcgaaacaaTGTATAATTTGGtgtcaaaaatattaaaatatcaaattttgGTATTTACCTGACATAAGTTGAATTTTATTCTTTATAAACTTTGTATTTAACACAAATCGACTTCcattttttgtaaattttattttctttgcAAACTACTAAGTAAATtactaacacgaattgacttatattctctgtaaactttatttatttataaattatattaaaaatttattaagttacgttaaattaagtaaaataacatatatttacttttactttgaaaaactactaacggcaaattatattattaacacgaattgacttctaTTCTCTATAAACTTTATTTTCTATTAGTTAGTGTCAATCCGTGTCAGTTTACTTTTAAAttgaataatattattttaaaaataattaagtaatagcaaatgactttagtaacatttattaacttttaaactgaaaattgttgatttaacaatcgtatttgttactgtccatcacaacgtttatttacttaaaattaaaaaacatattttaacaataacaaatttatgtgcgtatttagattatattaagtaatattaaattaagtttaataacatctatttacttttaatttttaaattatattttatcgATAATTgggtaatattaaataaactatattgaaaaggctaattataagataattatcaaataatattaattaatattaaattatctaaagaatAAATATTTGGTTCGTAAGATAGAGATACAATTCgttttacaaaaataaaactaatatgttagatttttatatcaagtaaaacaatgcaaaactAGAATTATAACGGAAATTTCATAACTTATTCGATTctttttaaccacataactattttgcaagtaccaatttaatatttgatattaatatattaattttaattcgtgtttcgaacagattatgaataattttctataattattaattcgatatttttagtTTCGGGCCCGTGTTTCGCACGGGTTATCAACTACTCCCTATGTCCCTAAATAATTTTCCTTTTTGTGTTGAACACGTTTaccaatgcacacttttgattgttaataagTTTCGTAtcagtattaaatataaaaacttcattgtattaaagtacttATAAATACGAATACAAcaagatcactcatgactatatttgatcttataaattagacgtaaattagtagtcaatcacTTACCATGAATAGTATAAAAAGTCAAAATATGAGATGTTTtgttgggacggagggagtatcaactatctatactaataagCGGAATCATATTTAGGTCCACAATCTTGGTGCTCACTAAAAATTTATACaactaatttaaaattttatgtaataaaatctcaactGACAAAAAATAACTTCTACTCtatgtaaattttattttccttcaatttttattcgttgctaaacatccaagcgtcggtttactttaaaataatcgtaTTATTAAGTTAAAATGTCAGATTTgtataagtaaataattagttGCATGCATAACTAGAATTATACAGTGAAATTTTAGAGTTACACTTAACTTCcatttttttaactacatattttaacaacattttatctattatatttagatctatatattaggtcacacacattatataagggggttaaatacagtgtataatacaatcaaatcgaattaagaacacaagtatgtaataaaaaatattcttattaataaaacaatattacaatggaaccgttctctctcagtgatgaacaaatatcacgagagctgctagggttacaattaataatattctcgataatgataacacttttttgtgtaaactctatgtctgtgtttatatatatcacacagttacaagataatctctaactgatatcgaatataattatgtatcctaacatatatcaattagttatcttttcctccaaggtttctattattcatagaattcttctccatgcatatctcttcttattttagtcttgatcttctttcctttaatcagccgttttccttatctgaaagtcttcttaagtcctgatattatcttataatgaatatcttctgatatcttaatttctgacttcagtataagtactgatttccagttatatcctgatttgttctgttagtcaagatctgaaaattaacacaaatcattattagacatgacatcacagatatatctaacaatctcccccaacttgtaaattagcataatatacaagttcattagatatttgatgatgttaaaaatattaagtacaaatgcatgagagtatttgactagataactacaactcacagtccttgtagattttaccatccttaaagtctgatatcagctttagcctgtatatccttcaaaatttaacagttgtagtccttgacttggcttcagtgtttgatctcttgaatgtcaggagttgttctgagatagttcttcagaagagttctctcagcatattcaagttcatttatcatcttccttttagcatctttaagttcagctgtatcttctcctgtctgaaagatagcagccctgagatcattaatcttttctttccttatttcctgatccaatctgatcaaataagctttgtcagactccagattaaattcaacacccttaatacccagaaaagtagtgatcttggcagtattaggcttcatctcaactaaatcgccattgtgagctctgtacaaaggatagtatggcctgtcagattttaaaaagtaaagtttcttctgcctctGAATATCAGATATTAAGTATCTGGAAACACCATATattgacctgttcttcacttgaagtaaaaataaaatatgttgcagttcttcataatacttcaaccggattgcatcctttcttatctggaatactctcccatctgtcataaaataaagcattatgtcttctttcagcttggaatTGTAAACAATATGTACATAttccaattgatttagtctttctggagttgtccctactcctggttcagaaagagatgtaggatctgaggtagagttgtttactcttttctcatcagcattacccattcctgttttatctctagcttccttcccttggagcaatctacccttaaaaacatttgttgaagtcttcataagttgagcagattgttgagctttagtaaacccaggtagtagaactgttgaaagtttaacatgagcaatgtcagaggtttccttttcttctgatgttaagacaacttgagctctgtcagaggttgcttgaatattgcttttcttcttcaaaatcagacttgtatcttcatcagattttgcttccagatccatagttggtatatatatctttacagattcatcaatttttgccttacccttgaatctaggatcaacttccacctatgatttggacttggccttagatgcctcagtatctgtcctctctttgatcacaatgcccttaggcttaggtggtttctttgctaTGACTTGAGatttagactttgacttagatttgtcattttcagctttcagtctaatctcttcttccttcaggCTTTCAAAATCCATGCCTGGATTATcctttaggaacagccttttggagatctcttcatcaagtttcagagtttattcatcagaacttatcattttaccagtatcagaacttgttctttgacttatagttctggctttccttgataaagaacccctgccttgacttagacctctactcctttcagaatttccatggtcttcattatcatcatctttACCCTTTAGTGGTTGATCAGTTGTGCatttagacttaattactttctccccctttttggcgtcatctggtagaagcagggagacaagcaattccacagagttttggatttcattgagtttgttttgttgagcagcttgattctttaaaatatcagatagttaagcttgcttcttttcttcagtcatttctatatactcaatgcggtcaaaggctggcttaaaaaccttttcttgtccaatgtgacattcatggtttgcttagtcactgtatcttgaagtttatccaccttggcttgagttattgagtgttgaccttgaaggttcctgatactcaatgcagta
This genomic interval from Apium graveolens cultivar Ventura chromosome 8, ASM990537v1, whole genome shotgun sequence contains the following:
- the LOC141676541 gene encoding auxin-responsive protein IAA14-like isoform X3; its protein translation is MNLKTELCLGLPGAAGGDVEVDQSVKMKGKRGFSETVDLKLNLHHNDHPALDLSQNVKSLSNNSVIKPPAKTQVVGWPPVRSYRKNVMAVQKSNAEESTTAAKTLPGGGAAFVKVSMDGVPYLRKVDLKMYTSYQQLSDALAEMFSSFTLGISLMAQTKVLCMICHKFNQFRNYGSQGLTDFVNESKLMDLLNSSEYVPSYEDKDGDWMLVGDVPWE
- the LOC141676541 gene encoding auxin-responsive protein IAA14-like isoform X1; translated protein: MNLKTELCLGLPGAAGGDVEVDQSVKMKGKRGFSETVDLKLNLHHNDHPALDLSQNVKSLSNNSVIKPPAKTQVVGWPPVRSYRKNVMAVQKSNAEESTTAAKTLPGGGAAFVKVSMDGVPYLRKVDLKMYTSYQQLSDALAEMFSSFTLGISLMAQTKVLCMICHKFNQFRNYGSQGLTDFVNESKLMDLLNSSEYVPSYEDKDGDWMLVGDVPWEMFVDSCKRLRIMKGFEAIGLAPKALQKCKSWF
- the LOC141676541 gene encoding auxin-responsive protein IAA14-like isoform X2 codes for the protein MNLKTELCLGLPGAAGGDVEVDQSVKMKGKRGFSETVDLKLNLHHNDHPALDLSQNVKSLSNNSVIKPPAKTQVVGWPPVRSYRKNVMAVQKSNAEESTTAAKTLPGGGAAFVKVSMDGVPYLRKVDLKMYTSYQQLSDALAEMFSSFTLGNYGSQGLTDFVNESKLMDLLNSSEYVPSYEDKDGDWMLVGDVPWEMFVDSCKRLRIMKGFEAIGLAPKALQKCKSWF